One Pseudomonas sp. B21_DOA genomic window, TGAACCCGAAAGACTTTGATCGTCCGATCCAGGAAGTGATCGTCGACATGACCGATGGCGGCGTCGACTTCTCCTTCGAGTGCATCGGCAATGTGCAACTGATGCGCGCCGCGCTTGAGTGCTGCCACAAAGGCTGGGGCGAGTCGGTCATCATCGGTGTCGCCGGTGCCGGTCAGGAAATCGCTACCCGTCCGTTCCAGTTGGTCACCGGTCGCGTCTGGCGCGGTTCGGCGTTCGGCGGCGTGCGTGGCCGTACTGAATTGCCGAGCTACGTCGACATGGCCCAGAGCGGCGAGATCCCCTGGATACCTTCATCACCCACACCATGGGCCTGGAAGATATCAACAAGGCGTTCGACCTGATGCACGAAGGCAAGAGCATCCGCACAGTCATACATTTCTAACAGCAGCCCCGAGCTGCAAGCTTCAAACTGCAAGTAAAGGTGTTCGTGCTTTTTCTTGAAGCTTGCGGCTTGCGGCTTGCAGCTAGGGAGAATCCCTTGAATCTGGAAAACATTTCCTGTCAGAAGAGTTTCGGTGGCTGGCACAAGCGCTATCGCCATCGTTCCGAAGTGCTTGATTGCGACATGGTCTTTGCCGTGTACCTGCCGCCGCAAGCAGAGCAGGGCGGCAAGCTGCCGGTGTTGTACTGGTTGTCCGGGCTGACCTGCACCGATGAGAATTTCATGCAGAAGGCCGGTGCGATGCGCATGGCTGCCGAGCTCGGTCTGATTATCGTCGCCCCGGATACCAGTCCGCGTGGCCCGGATGTTCCGGACGATGCGGACAAGGCCTGGGACTTCGGTCTCGGTGCGGGGTTTTATCTGAACGCCACCCAGGAACCGTGGGCGCGGCACTATCAGATGCATGACTATGTCGTGAAGGAACTGCCTGCACTGGTCGAAGCGCATTTCCCCGCATCCGACAAGCGCAGCATCAGCGGCCACTCCATGGGCGGCCACGGCGCGTTGGTCTGCGCGCTGCGCAATCCGGGTCGTTATCAATCAGTGTCGGCGTTCTCGCCGATTACCCATCCGATCGATTGCCCGTGGGGCCAGAAGGCCTTTTCCAACTATTTGGGCGAAGACCGTTCGAAGTGGAAGGAGTGGGACGCCTGTGTGCTGATTGCGGAGGCGACGGAGAAGTTGCCGTTGCTGGTCGATCAAGGTGATCGTGACGATTTCCTCGCCACGCAACTGAAACCCGAAGCCTTGCAACACGCCGCAAAACAAGCGGGGCATCCGCTGGAGCTGCGCCTGCAACCGGGCTACGACCACAGCTATTTCTTCATCTCAAGCTTCATTGACGACCACTTGCAGCATCACGCGCGCGCTCTGCGCGGTTAATGCAGGTAGAATCACGCCCTGACAAAAATCGGGGCGTTTTTTTATGCGTATTGGCCACGGCTACGATGTGCACCGTTTCGCTGAAGGCGATTTCATTACTCTGGGCGGCGTGCAGATTGCACACGGCTTCGGGCTGCTCGCTCATTCCGACGGTGACGTCCTGCTGCACGCCTTGAGCGACGCCTTGCTCGGCGCGGCGGCGCTGGGTGATATCGGCAAACACTTTCCGGACACCGACCCGCAATTCAAGGGCGCCGACAGCCGTGTGCTGTTGCGTCATGTGGTCAGTCTGATCCACGCCAAGGGCTGGAAAGTCGGCAACGTCGACAACACCATCGTTGCCCAGGCGCCAAAAATGGCGCCGCATATCGAATCGATGCGCGCGCTGATCGCGGCGGATCTTCAAGTTGAGTTGGATCAAGTGAACGTCAAAGCTACCACCACCGAAAAGCTTGGCTTTGTCGGTCGCGAAGAAGGCATCGCCGTGCACTCCGTTGCCTTGTTGCTGCGCGCATGAATGAACTGCAATTGCTCGGCCCGCGGGCCTATGGCGAAGCGCTTGGTACCGCAGTACTGAAAGCCATTGCCGAAGACTTTCAGGTCGATGAAGTGCTGGATATCCCGTTCAGCGGTGACGGCGAACACCTGTGGATCTGGGTCGAAAAACGCGGTCTGAATACCGAAGAAGCGGCCCGTCGAATCGCCAAGGCGGCGGGTGTGCCGTTGCGCACCGTCAGCTATGCCGGCCTGAAAGACCGTCAGGCCCTGACACGACAGTGGTTCAGCGTGCAACTGCCGGGCAAGGCCGACCCGGATCTGACGGCGGCGGAAAACGACACGCTGAAGATCCTCAAGACCACGCGCCATAAGCGCAAGCTGCAACGCGGTGCGCATTCGGCCAACGGTTTCACCCTGCGCCTGACGCAATTCAATGGCGACAAAGACGCGCTTGAACAACGCCTGCAACTGATCGCCAAGCAGGGCATTCCCAATTATTTCGGCGCCCAGCGTTTCGGCCATGACGGCGGTAACGTTGTCGACGCGCGTTCGTGGGCGGCGCGCAAGGCTTTGCCGGAACAGCGCAATGTGCGCTCGCGCCTGCTGTCGACGGCGCGCAGCTTTCTGTTCAACCAGGTGCTGGCGGCGCGCGTCGCCGATGGCACCTGGAACACCGCGCTGGTTGGCGATCTGCTGGCCTTCACCGACAGCCGCAGTTTTTCCCCGCCGGTGAAACCGAATGCAGCGACCCGCGTCTGGCGATTCTCGACCTGCACCCGACCGGTCCGCAGTGGGGCGAAGGTGACTCGCCGGCTGCTGGTGCTGTCCATGAACTGGAGCAGGCGATCGCCACCCGCGAAGCGGAGCTGCGCGACTGGTTGATCCACGCCGGCATGAGCCATGAACGTCGCATCCTGCGGCTGCCCATTGGCGGGTTGACGTGGCATTATCCCCAACCTGACATTCTGCAACTGGAATTCGTCCTCCCGGCCGGATGCTTCGCCACCGTATTGGTGCGCGAGCTCGTTGATCTGGTGCCGGTGGGGCAGACGGACAGCCCATGCGTATTCTGATTTCTAACGACGATGGGGTCACCGCGCCCGGTCTCGCCGCGCTTTATGCTGCGCTGGCGGATTACACCGAATGCGTGGTTATCGCCCCGGAGCAGGACAAAAGCGGCGCCAGCAGTTCGCTGACGCTCGACCGTCCGCTGCACCCGCAATACTTGGCCAACGGCTTTATCAGCCTCAACGGCACGCCGACCGATTGCATTCACCTGGGCCTTAACGGCTTGCTTGAACGCGAAGCGGACATGGTGGTTTCCGGCATTAATCTGGGCGCCAATCTTGGTGACGACGTGCTGTATTCCGGGACCGTAGCGGCAGCCCTTGAAGGACGATTTCTCCAGCGCCCATCGTTTGCCTTCTCACTGGTCTCGCGTCAGGTGGATAACCTGCCGACTGCGGCCTACTTTGCGCGCAAACTGGTCGAGGCCCACGCCGGGCTCGATCTGCCACCGCGCACGGTACTCAACGTGAACATCCCCAATTTGCCCATCGATCACATTCGCGGCATTCAGTTGACCCGCCTCGGCCACCGCGCTCGCGCGGCAGCCCCGATGAAAGTGGTCGATCCGCGTGGCAAGGCCGGATACTGGATTGCCGCTGCCGGCGACGCTGAAGATGGCGGCCCGGGCACCGACTTTCATGCCGTGATGCAGGGCTATGTGTCCATCACGCCGTTGCAGCTCGACCGCACCTTCAATGAAGCTTTCAGAAGCCTGGATGGCTGGCTGGGAGGGCTGAGCTGATGCGTGAACATGACGACCGCCTGCGCAGCGGCATTGGCATGACCTCCCAACGCACCCGTGAGCGACTGATCCAGCGTCTGTATGAAGAAGGCGTGTCCAACGCCAAAGTGCTGGAAGTGATCCGCCGCACCCCGCGTCACCTGTTTGTCGACGAGGCGCTGGCGCACCGCGCTTACGAAGACACCGCGCTGCCTATCGGCAACAACCAGACCATTTCCCAGCCTTACATGGTTGCGCGCATGAGCGAGCTGCTGCTGGAAGCGGGTCCGCTGGATAAAGTGCTGGAGATCGGCACGGGCTCCGGCTACCAGACGGCCGTGTTGTCGCAATTGGTTGAGCGGGTGTTTTCCGTCGAGCGCATCAAGGTGCTGCAGGATCGCGCCAAGGAGCGTCTGGTCGAGTTGAACCTGCGTAACGTGGTGTTTCGCTGGGGCGATGGCTGGGAAGGCTGGCCGGCGCTGGCGCCCTACAACGGCATCATCGTTACCGCCGTGGCGACCGATGTGCCACAGGCCTTGCTTGATCAATTGGCTCCTGGTGGACGCATGGTGATTCCAGTCGGCTCCGGTGAAGTGCAGCAACTGATGCTGATCGTGCGCGAAGAACATGGCTTTTCCCGACACGTTTTGGGCGCTGTACGTTTCGTGCCTTTGCTCAACGGGCCACTGGCCTGAGCATTTGTAAACAGGCGCTGAATTCCTTTCAACGGCGCCGGTCTTACACCGGCAGCCAGGTTTTAAACGCAGCGTATTTGCCACTGGCAAACGTGTGCGCCCGGTGATTTCGCTTCATTAAAGGTAAAGCCGGTTCGGCCCGTTATACTTGCGACACCTCATGCCGCAGTGCGGCATTCAGAATTTTCAGCCACCACAAAAGGGAGCGGCGGGTGAGTCTCACAGTCATTGCGCAGCGTATGGGTAACACGAGCTTTCAGCGCCTGGTGACTGGCCTTGTCTTGAGCACCTTGCTGGTCGGTTGCTCCAGCACCAAATCGAGCAACGTGCGGGTTGTCGATCGCAACAATGCGGTGGCACAACGTCCTACCGTAACCACCGGGCAGTATGTAGTCCGTCCTGGCGATACCTTGTTTTCGATCGCCTTTCGTTACGGCTGGGACTACAAAACCCTCGCCGCGCGGAACAACATTCCTACGCCGTATACGATCCATCCGGGTCAGACAATTCGCTTCGACGGGCGCAGCGGTTCAACGCCGACAGCGGTGGTGAGCAACGCCAGTTCTTCACCTTCTTCGTCGAGTAAAACCACGGTAATCCGGCGCCAGGCGAATGGCACCACAACCACTACAACCACCGGTTCCAAAGGGGTTGTACCGTCCGTCGCGAGCAAACCTGCGCCCGCGCCACTGCCTCCGGCAGGCCCGGCCCCGACCGGCTGGGGATGGCCATCTAATGGCGTTCTGATTGGAAAATTCTCTTCAAACGGTAGTTTGAATAAAGGAATTGATATCGCCGGAGATTTGGGACAGCCTGTTTTAGCTGCGTCTGATGGGACGGTCGTATACGCCGGGAGTGGCTTAAGGGGCTACGGCGAATTGGTCATCATCAAACACAGCGAAACCTACGTCAGTGCTTACGGACATAACCGCAGGCTGTTGGTTCGGGAGGGGCAGCAGGTCAAGGTCGGACAGACAATTGCCGAAATGGGGTCAACGGGTACAGACCGGGTGAAACTGCATTTTGAGATTCGCCGCCAA contains:
- a CDS encoding peptidoglycan DD-metalloendopeptidase family protein, which gives rise to MSLTVIAQRMGNTSFQRLVTGLVLSTLLVGCSSTKSSNVRVVDRNNAVAQRPTVTTGQYVVRPGDTLFSIAFRYGWDYKTLAARNNIPTPYTIHPGQTIRFDGRSGSTPTAVVSNASSSPSSSSKTTVIRRQANGTTTTTTTGSKGVVPSVASKPAPAPLPPAGPAPTGWGWPSNGVLIGKFSSNGSLNKGIDIAGDLGQPVLAASDGTVVYAGSGLRGYGELVIIKHSETYVSAYGHNRRLLVREGQQVKVGQTIAEMGSTGTDRVKLHFEIRRQGKPVDPLQFLPRR
- the surE gene encoding 5'/3'-nucleotidase SurE, encoding MRILISNDDGVTAPGLAALYAALADYTECVVIAPEQDKSGASSSLTLDRPLHPQYLANGFISLNGTPTDCIHLGLNGLLEREADMVVSGINLGANLGDDVLYSGTVAAALEGRFLQRPSFAFSLVSRQVDNLPTAAYFARKLVEAHAGLDLPPRTVLNVNIPNLPIDHIRGIQLTRLGHRARAAAPMKVVDPRGKAGYWIAAAGDAEDGGPGTDFHAVMQGYVSITPLQLDRTFNEAFRSLDGWLGGLS
- the fghA gene encoding S-formylglutathione hydrolase; the protein is MNLENISCQKSFGGWHKRYRHRSEVLDCDMVFAVYLPPQAEQGGKLPVLYWLSGLTCTDENFMQKAGAMRMAAELGLIIVAPDTSPRGPDVPDDADKAWDFGLGAGFYLNATQEPWARHYQMHDYVVKELPALVEAHFPASDKRSISGHSMGGHGALVCALRNPGRYQSVSAFSPITHPIDCPWGQKAFSNYLGEDRSKWKEWDACVLIAEATEKLPLLVDQGDRDDFLATQLKPEALQHAAKQAGHPLELRLQPGYDHSYFFISSFIDDHLQHHARALRG
- a CDS encoding protein-L-isoaspartate(D-aspartate) O-methyltransferase — encoded protein: MTSQRTRERLIQRLYEEGVSNAKVLEVIRRTPRHLFVDEALAHRAYEDTALPIGNNQTISQPYMVARMSELLLEAGPLDKVLEIGTGSGYQTAVLSQLVERVFSVERIKVLQDRAKERLVELNLRNVVFRWGDGWEGWPALAPYNGIIVTAVATDVPQALLDQLAPGGRMVIPVGSGEVQQLMLIVREEHGFSRHVLGAVRFVPLLNGPLA
- the ispF gene encoding 2-C-methyl-D-erythritol 2,4-cyclodiphosphate synthase; translation: MRIGHGYDVHRFAEGDFITLGGVQIAHGFGLLAHSDGDVLLHALSDALLGAAALGDIGKHFPDTDPQFKGADSRVLLRHVVSLIHAKGWKVGNVDNTIVAQAPKMAPHIESMRALIAADLQVELDQVNVKATTTEKLGFVGREEGIAVHSVALLLRA